In Promicromonospora sp. Populi, one genomic interval encodes:
- a CDS encoding amino acid ABC transporter ATP-binding protein, translating to MSLDQTDGRTVLELRDVWCAFGTHEVLRGVSLKVAEHEVVAVIGASGAGKSTLLRTVNLLEHIDDGRIRLSGEDISDPRVDGDAVRARIGTVFQAYNLFPHLSVLENVTLASRLVHRVRRADAEARAMELLESIGLGAKARAYPDTLSGGQQQRVAIVRAIIDRPELLLLDEITSALDPELVGEVLALVRRVKADGATILMATHEMAFAREVADRIVFLDAGRVCEEGPTRRVLNDPREPRTREFLSRLLT from the coding sequence GTGAGCCTGGACCAGACGGACGGCAGGACGGTCCTGGAGCTGCGCGACGTGTGGTGCGCGTTCGGCACGCACGAGGTGCTGCGTGGCGTCTCCCTGAAGGTGGCCGAGCACGAGGTGGTCGCCGTCATCGGAGCCTCCGGCGCGGGCAAGTCGACGCTGCTGCGCACCGTCAACCTGCTGGAGCACATCGACGACGGCCGGATCCGGCTGTCGGGCGAGGACATCTCCGACCCGCGGGTGGACGGCGATGCCGTGCGCGCCCGCATCGGCACGGTGTTCCAGGCCTACAACCTGTTCCCGCACCTGAGCGTGCTGGAGAACGTGACCCTCGCGTCCCGCCTGGTCCACCGGGTCCGGCGGGCCGACGCCGAGGCGCGCGCCATGGAGCTGCTCGAGTCGATCGGGCTCGGTGCCAAGGCGCGCGCCTACCCGGACACCCTCTCGGGCGGGCAGCAGCAGCGCGTGGCGATAGTCCGGGCGATCATCGACCGGCCCGAGCTGCTGCTCCTGGACGAGATCACCTCCGCCCTGGACCCCGAGCTCGTGGGCGAGGTGCTCGCTCTGGTACGACGGGTCAAGGCCGACGGCGCGACGATCCTCATGGCGACCCACGAGATGGCGTTCGCCCGCGAGGTGGCGGACCGCATCGTCTTTCTCGACGCGGGCCGCGTCTGCGAGGAGGGGCCCACCCGACGGGTCCTCAACGACCCGCGCGAGCCTCGTACCCGCGAGTTCCTGTCCCGGCTCCTGACCTAG
- a CDS encoding amino acid ABC transporter permease, producing the protein MSAGASGHPPSAIELDRRAYRRRQTTRSVLTGLVSTLVLATALVLGLGATPGWERVRETFLDPDVAWEALPRVLDGLWLNVRVLAVASVGVLLLALVIATLRTLRGAVFFPVRALAAGYTDLFRGTPLIIVLYVIGFGVPGLELFGRMDAAFWGTVALILTYSAYVAEVFRAGIEAVHPSQRLAARSLGLTHGQALRRVVLPQAVRKVAPALMNDFVAMQKDVGLISVLGAVDAVRAAQIETARHYDFTPYVVAGLLFVLLALPMIRLTDWYSARLRAREQTGSLV; encoded by the coding sequence GTGAGCGCTGGAGCGAGCGGCCACCCGCCCAGCGCGATCGAGCTCGACCGGCGCGCCTACCGCCGTCGGCAGACCACCAGATCAGTCCTGACCGGCCTGGTCAGCACCCTGGTCCTCGCGACCGCCCTCGTGCTCGGCCTCGGCGCGACGCCCGGCTGGGAACGCGTGCGGGAGACGTTCCTCGACCCGGACGTCGCCTGGGAGGCCCTGCCCCGCGTCCTGGACGGCCTCTGGCTGAACGTCCGGGTGCTGGCCGTCGCGAGCGTCGGCGTACTGCTGCTCGCCCTGGTGATCGCCACCCTGCGCACGCTGCGCGGAGCCGTCTTCTTCCCGGTGCGGGCGCTCGCGGCCGGCTATACGGACCTGTTCCGTGGGACGCCGCTGATCATCGTGCTGTACGTGATCGGATTCGGGGTGCCGGGCCTGGAGCTCTTCGGCCGGATGGACGCCGCGTTCTGGGGCACCGTCGCGCTGATCCTGACGTACTCGGCCTATGTCGCGGAGGTGTTCCGGGCGGGCATCGAGGCGGTGCACCCGTCGCAGCGGCTGGCCGCGCGGTCGCTGGGCCTCACCCACGGCCAGGCGCTGCGCCGGGTGGTGCTGCCGCAGGCGGTGCGCAAGGTGGCGCCCGCGCTCATGAACGACTTCGTCGCCATGCAGAAGGACGTCGGCCTCATCTCCGTGCTCGGTGCCGTGGACGCCGTCCGGGCCGCGCAGATCGAGACCGCGCGGCACTACGACTTCACGCCGTACGTGGTGGCCGGGCTGCTGTTCGTGCTGCTCGCGCTGCCGATGATCCGGCTGACCGACTGGTACTCGGCGCGGCTGCGCGCCCGCGAGCAGACGGGGAGCCTGGTGTGA
- a CDS encoding ABC transporter substrate-binding protein, with protein sequence MMRPARLALPVAAALTVALAGCAAPSADPGAEESSGYVTDGKLTIATGEPAYSPWVEDDDPASGEGFEAAVAYAVADRMGFAPADVEWVRTTFDEAIAPGPKDFDLNLQQFSVTDERRAAVDFSTPYYVTTQVVITVEDSPAASATGIDDLKPLRVGAATGSTSLDAVEEIIAPDDGAQVFSSNDDAKLALQSGTVDALVVDLPTGFYLTSAELDGGSIVGQLPGSQGGDEFGIVLPKDSPLTADVTAAVDELREDGTLDTLQEEWLGGQGAAPVLE encoded by the coding sequence ATGATGCGCCCAGCCCGGCTCGCCCTGCCCGTAGCCGCCGCCCTCACCGTCGCGCTCGCCGGCTGTGCCGCCCCGAGCGCGGACCCGGGCGCGGAGGAGAGCAGCGGGTACGTCACCGACGGCAAGCTGACGATCGCCACCGGTGAGCCCGCGTACTCCCCGTGGGTCGAGGACGACGACCCGGCGTCGGGCGAGGGGTTCGAGGCCGCTGTCGCCTACGCCGTCGCCGACCGGATGGGCTTCGCCCCCGCCGACGTCGAGTGGGTCCGCACCACGTTCGACGAGGCCATCGCGCCCGGCCCCAAGGACTTCGACCTGAACCTCCAGCAGTTCTCCGTCACGGACGAGCGCCGTGCGGCAGTGGACTTCTCCACGCCCTACTACGTGACCACCCAGGTAGTGATCACCGTCGAGGACTCCCCGGCGGCGTCCGCCACCGGTATCGACGACCTCAAGCCGCTCCGGGTCGGCGCTGCCACCGGCAGCACCAGCCTCGACGCCGTCGAGGAGATCATCGCGCCCGACGACGGCGCCCAGGTCTTCAGCTCGAACGACGACGCCAAGCTCGCCCTGCAGAGCGGCACCGTCGACGCCCTGGTCGTGGACCTGCCCACCGGGTTCTACCTGACGTCCGCCGAGCTCGACGGCGGCAGCATCGTCGGCCAGCTGCCCGGGTCTCAGGGCGGTGACGAGTTCGGCATCGTGCTCCCGAAGGACTCGCCCCTGACCGCCGACGTGACCGCCGCCGTCGACGAGCTCCGCGAGGACGGCACGCTCGACACGCTTCAGGAGGAGTGGCTCGGCGGCCAGGGCGCGGCACCGGTCCTGGAGTGA